One Dokdonia sp. Dokd-P16 genomic window carries:
- a CDS encoding PfaD family polyunsaturated fatty acid/polyketide biosynthesis protein — protein sequence MIDLKWIGSPREISFDIQGMSEKLKNTATPCYIVEDLSGRTGVTNTGTIQSEGKGLFLKAIVPAFTAADFGDTSFKEDYQLKYAYKGGAMANGIASTDMIIALGKNEMIGSFGAAGMIPARVKEAIATIQTALPTQAYACNLIHSPIEKALEEGAVNLYIEHGVKVVEASAYMNLSEQIVKYRAVGLSLDAQGEIVIGNKVIGKVSRKEVAQRFMSPAPLQFLDKLLAAGSITQEQYELAQKVPMADDITVEADSGGHTDNRPLVVLFPIILQLRDEIQATYNYKKQIRVGAAGGIGTPASALAAFSMGAAYVVTGSINQACVESGTSDVVKELLSKVASTDVTMAPASDMFELGVELQVLKRGTLFGARAKKLYEVYTRYDGIDDIPEEEQLKLETKTFKMSLEQVWDGCVTFFEERDPEQIEKAQGNPKRKMALIFRWYLGLSSNWANAGTPDRVMDYQIWCGPAMGAFNEWTKDSYLSEAKNRKVADVATHLLEGAAYLHRINTIRDQGVDLPLELLQLPINHS from the coding sequence ATGATTGACTTAAAATGGATAGGATCTCCAAGAGAGATTTCATTTGACATCCAAGGAATGTCTGAAAAATTAAAAAATACTGCCACTCCTTGTTACATTGTTGAGGATTTATCTGGTCGTACAGGTGTAACAAATACGGGAACTATTCAGTCTGAAGGGAAAGGATTATTTTTAAAAGCCATCGTACCCGCATTTACTGCTGCCGATTTTGGAGACACTTCTTTTAAAGAAGATTACCAGTTAAAATACGCTTATAAAGGAGGCGCTATGGCAAACGGTATTGCCTCTACAGATATGATAATCGCTTTAGGAAAGAACGAGATGATAGGTTCTTTTGGTGCTGCTGGGATGATTCCTGCTCGTGTTAAAGAAGCCATTGCAACTATACAGACAGCTTTACCTACACAAGCTTATGCGTGTAACCTTATACACAGTCCTATTGAAAAGGCACTAGAGGAGGGCGCTGTAAATTTATATATAGAACATGGTGTAAAGGTGGTAGAAGCTTCGGCTTATATGAACTTATCTGAGCAAATTGTAAAATATAGAGCGGTAGGTTTGAGTCTTGACGCTCAAGGCGAAATTGTGATTGGCAATAAAGTAATAGGTAAGGTTTCTAGAAAAGAAGTCGCACAACGTTTTATGTCTCCTGCTCCGCTTCAATTTTTAGACAAATTATTGGCTGCCGGAAGTATAACGCAAGAACAATATGAGCTTGCTCAGAAAGTACCTATGGCAGATGATATTACGGTAGAAGCAGACTCTGGTGGGCATACAGATAATCGTCCTCTGGTCGTGTTGTTTCCTATCATTTTACAATTGCGAGATGAAATACAGGCAACCTACAACTACAAAAAGCAAATTAGAGTGGGCGCCGCCGGAGGAATAGGGACTCCAGCCTCTGCCCTAGCTGCTTTTTCTATGGGAGCTGCTTATGTAGTAACTGGATCCATTAATCAGGCCTGTGTAGAGTCTGGAACTTCTGATGTTGTGAAGGAATTACTTTCTAAAGTTGCCTCTACAGATGTTACGATGGCACCAGCCTCAGATATGTTTGAACTTGGTGTAGAATTACAAGTGTTGAAACGTGGAACGCTCTTCGGTGCTAGAGCAAAGAAGTTATATGAAGTCTATACACGTTATGACGGGATTGATGATATTCCTGAAGAAGAACAATTAAAACTAGAGACAAAAACTTTTAAAATGTCACTAGAACAAGTTTGGGATGGTTGTGTAACCTTCTTTGAAGAAAGAGATCCAGAACAAATAGAAAAAGCACAAGGAAATCCAAAACGTAAGATGGCCTTAATTTTCCGTTGGTATCTAGGCTTGTCTTCCAACTGGGCAAATGCAGGAACTCCAGATAGAGTGATGGATTATCAAATATGGTGCGGCCCAGCGATGGGAGCCTTTAATGAGTGGACTAAAGACTCTTACTTAAGCGAAGCCAAAAATAGAAAAGTAGCAGATGTTGCTACTCATTTACTAGAAGGTGCAGCTTATCTACATAGAATCAATACCATTAGAGATCAAGGGGTAGATTTACCTCTTGAATTATTGCAGTTACCAATTAATCATAGCTAA
- a CDS encoding PfaB family protein has translation MKEKIAIIGMSSLFPGSKTLQEFWNNLMDKKDLTGMATKNDFGADPELFYNKNKGVIDSCYSLRGGYIRDFKFNSKDFGSKDLSDLDQMYQWGLQVTKDALQHGGYWKNTEALDRCGVIFGNLSFPTKSSHKILAPVYTQTLEKGIKTLLKVDDFEMPATEFQIPENNPIEGDVSELVKNTIGLKGTNFDLDAACASSLYAIKMACDELLTGKSDMMLAGAVCSSDQLFIHMGFSIFHAYAAHDKKYSPLDKDSAGLVSSEGAGMILLKRLSDAESDGDNIIGVISGIGLSNDGAGKFLLSPNPKGQTLAYERAYNGTIKKEDTSYIECHATGTPLGDVTEINSLETFFSNNPEKVRLGSVKSNMGHMLTAAGMPSLMKVLLSMEHDMIPPGINMETAIQSENGWFSREQIIEEPLEWKAKDKQAAVNSFGFGGTNAHLVVESYQKKEIKKHQDISLKEMAITSMEVHFGDCDNLETFYQSIFNGKQHFSVMPSTRWKGFEKNEELLTTFGLDTKNPIKGNFIEDFDMDLMRYKIQPNEISTMEPQQALILKVADQAIQKSNLQKGENVAVLIAMNPELAIHHYLARWDSQWQLDKALNSAGITLEETQKETLLAECRNILYQIGNVQTPSQHTSFVGNIMSSRISALWDFNGPSFTITNGDNGTTRALEVAQNMLSLGEVDAVVVGAVDFSAGMEAVLLHNLVDTVNQNKQPSLSFNADDYGWLIGEGASAIVLKASNCIDEKDTVFAKIEAIGDIATTENIALQELVASGFDQENQLEQTQLLANNPTSKIALGSVKTNIGHTFAAAGLASIVKTALCVYHQFIPGIPNWQSAKNDAFKNSNYYFPSLSRPWVNETEQPRQALVNLSQHSRVKLSEFTQPKPHNIDNFLEKHLFVLKGNSPAELKEQLQQLNEDILTNDLAFVAQACFDKAATTKATYSIVLIASTTKTIAQDIVFIDKKLEQSFAENTDIKLPSGSFFSPNPSGTKGDLAFVYPGSATTYEGLGQDLFQFFPNLLSDFENRIPNLKDFFGLDYLFPKKQDSATPSPNIQGDAISMMSAGVLYSTLYTHILTTYFGVQPKAAMGYSMGECSSMWYSFGIWNPGEGTKVFRNSPIFKNKFSGNLELLAEEWNISSEEAKARWQSWILLETKEKVAAQISAFDKVSITFVNSEKELIVSGDKSQCEALIAVLNCPSVLVPFQNIIHNEFCKKEYDGLIEMHNFPLENKPEIDFYSSLTGEKIPMDSLKIAENSTKVCYKTVDFPAFAKKMSSNGFSTFVELGPNSTCTGWIKDTLDQNNHAACAIDKKGTSSIQSLYECLAQLISNGIDIDLSLLYPNNNQEPIKKRFTKKVTTGGTPVYDVLLSEEMKQQFATIKRKEKSASLETTKDASIRFRESVKPTTTHRVEKIASMIDTEQPKTATKIGENGLKLQDYNDPNHLKDKNIIFTKEDLIEFSEGKIGNVFGAEYNVIDQYKRRVMLPMDPYLLVSRVTGLDAKLGEYKPSTMQTEYDIPYNSGYATDTQIPWAVSVESGQCDLMLISYLGIDLENKGEYVYRLLDCTLTFLDDLPFEGQTLRYDISINSFVRNGGNLLFFFSYECFVEDRMVLKMTNGVAGFFTDEELSKGNGVVYTESEKKALAGVKKKKFIPFLTTKKTSFDIEDLRHLINGDAHKCFDDICYFPNGRNESIRLAPEKMLMLDRITKADVHGGAYGLGEIIAEKDLSPDDWYFPCHFRDDQVLAGSLQAEGGGNLLRFFMMMLGLQRLKKDARFQPIYGVQQKVRCRKEVTPNDKKLVYRLVIKDIGLLPDPYVIGDLEIIVDDVITVHFENLGLQLREKDNPKYLEEPKKITENVLLNENDIETFALGRLADCFGPEYAVYDNRSLSRQPNTDLQVVSRVIKIDGERFDFSKPTNIWTEYDVPQDAWYYKQNASMTMPYAVLMEIALQPCGLLGAYLGSTLQFPDKDLYFRNLDGDGEMFDLPAGTDFRGKVIANKSTLTSSTSLGGFVIQKYLFEVSVDGHVFYKGFSSFGFFPKEALAQQVGLDKGEDVAPWYVQNNLITKDYFQIKLDSLYAKMKLYKENDKTNTFRLAENQLDLLDSGLVVKNGGEFGKGYIHCSKAIHTYDWFFTCHFYSDPVMPGSLGVEAISQAMQLFALQQDLGKDFKNPRFVQVENNKTEWKYRGQIKINVENMHLEVHFKTIEKRDDTLVLIANAYLWNEGTRIYQLTDLALGIQEG, from the coding sequence ATGAAAGAAAAAATAGCAATTATCGGTATGTCATCCCTTTTTCCAGGGTCTAAAACACTTCAAGAGTTTTGGAACAACCTTATGGATAAAAAGGACTTAACTGGTATGGCAACAAAAAACGATTTTGGCGCAGACCCTGAACTCTTTTATAATAAAAACAAAGGTGTTATAGATAGCTGTTACTCCTTACGAGGAGGGTACATACGTGATTTTAAATTTAATAGTAAAGACTTTGGCTCTAAAGATTTAAGTGATTTAGACCAAATGTATCAATGGGGTTTACAGGTAACCAAAGATGCTTTACAGCACGGAGGGTATTGGAAAAATACCGAAGCCTTAGATCGTTGCGGCGTTATTTTTGGGAATTTATCGTTCCCTACAAAATCGTCACATAAAATTCTTGCGCCTGTCTATACACAAACACTTGAAAAAGGAATTAAAACCTTGTTGAAAGTCGATGATTTTGAAATGCCAGCAACGGAATTTCAGATTCCAGAAAACAATCCTATAGAAGGAGATGTTTCAGAATTAGTGAAGAATACCATTGGTTTGAAAGGAACCAATTTTGACCTAGATGCCGCTTGTGCTTCTTCCTTATATGCCATAAAGATGGCGTGTGATGAGCTGCTAACTGGCAAATCAGATATGATGCTGGCAGGAGCTGTTTGCTCGTCTGATCAGTTGTTTATCCATATGGGTTTTTCAATTTTTCACGCTTATGCGGCACACGATAAAAAATACTCGCCGCTAGATAAAGATTCTGCTGGACTCGTATCTTCTGAAGGTGCTGGAATGATTCTTTTAAAACGTTTATCTGATGCAGAAAGCGATGGAGATAACATCATAGGTGTTATTTCTGGAATTGGATTATCAAACGATGGTGCAGGTAAATTCTTATTAAGCCCTAATCCCAAAGGACAAACATTAGCCTACGAAAGAGCCTATAATGGCACGATTAAAAAAGAGGATACTTCTTATATAGAATGTCACGCAACGGGAACTCCGCTGGGTGATGTTACAGAAATCAATTCGCTTGAAACCTTTTTTAGTAACAATCCAGAGAAAGTACGTTTAGGTTCTGTTAAGTCAAATATGGGACATATGCTTACGGCTGCGGGAATGCCTAGCTTGATGAAAGTTTTACTTTCTATGGAGCATGATATGATTCCTCCAGGGATTAATATGGAAACGGCGATCCAGTCTGAAAATGGTTGGTTTTCACGTGAGCAAATCATAGAAGAACCACTAGAATGGAAAGCAAAAGATAAACAAGCTGCTGTAAATTCATTTGGTTTTGGAGGTACAAACGCCCATCTGGTTGTAGAAAGCTATCAAAAAAAGGAAATTAAAAAGCATCAGGATATCTCTTTAAAAGAAATGGCCATTACCAGTATGGAAGTTCATTTTGGAGATTGTGATAATCTGGAAACGTTTTATCAATCCATTTTTAATGGGAAACAGCACTTCTCTGTAATGCCATCTACGAGATGGAAGGGTTTTGAGAAAAATGAAGAGCTGCTTACTACTTTTGGCCTGGATACTAAAAATCCTATTAAAGGAAACTTTATAGAGGACTTTGATATGGATTTAATGCGCTATAAAATCCAACCTAATGAGATCAGCACGATGGAGCCGCAACAAGCGCTTATTTTAAAAGTTGCAGATCAAGCCATTCAAAAATCTAATTTACAAAAAGGAGAAAATGTAGCTGTACTTATTGCTATGAATCCTGAGCTTGCGATACACCATTATCTAGCGCGTTGGGACAGTCAGTGGCAATTAGACAAGGCATTGAACAGTGCAGGTATTACACTAGAAGAAACACAGAAAGAAACATTACTTGCCGAGTGTCGCAATATATTATACCAGATAGGCAACGTACAAACGCCTAGTCAGCACACCAGCTTTGTAGGTAATATTATGTCGAGCCGTATCTCTGCTTTATGGGATTTTAATGGGCCATCTTTCACCATTACAAACGGTGATAACGGAACAACAAGAGCTCTCGAAGTAGCGCAGAATATGCTCTCTCTAGGCGAAGTAGATGCTGTGGTTGTAGGAGCTGTAGATTTTTCGGCTGGTATGGAAGCAGTCTTGTTACATAATCTAGTAGATACAGTAAATCAAAATAAACAACCTAGCTTATCTTTTAATGCAGATGATTACGGATGGTTAATAGGAGAAGGAGCCTCTGCTATCGTATTAAAAGCAAGTAACTGCATTGATGAGAAGGATACGGTATTTGCAAAAATTGAAGCTATAGGAGATATCGCAACCACTGAGAATATCGCCTTACAAGAACTTGTAGCCTCTGGATTTGACCAAGAAAATCAATTGGAACAAACACAGCTACTAGCCAATAATCCTACCAGTAAAATTGCCTTAGGATCTGTAAAAACAAACATTGGCCATACGTTTGCAGCGGCTGGACTCGCTTCTATTGTAAAAACAGCCTTGTGTGTATATCATCAATTTATTCCGGGAATTCCAAATTGGCAATCGGCAAAGAATGATGCTTTTAAAAACAGTAATTACTACTTCCCTAGCCTATCACGACCTTGGGTTAATGAAACTGAACAGCCCAGACAAGCGCTAGTTAATTTGAGTCAACATTCTCGTGTAAAATTATCAGAATTTACACAACCTAAACCTCACAACATTGACAATTTCTTGGAAAAACATTTATTTGTTTTAAAAGGAAATTCGCCAGCAGAACTTAAGGAACAGTTACAACAACTTAACGAAGACATACTTACTAATGACTTAGCTTTTGTTGCACAAGCTTGTTTTGATAAAGCTGCAACCACAAAAGCAACCTACAGTATTGTTCTTATTGCGTCAACCACAAAAACGATAGCGCAAGACATCGTTTTTATTGATAAAAAACTCGAGCAGTCCTTTGCAGAAAATACAGATATAAAATTACCTAGCGGTTCTTTCTTTAGCCCAAATCCGAGTGGTACAAAAGGCGATTTGGCATTTGTATATCCAGGTTCCGCAACTACTTATGAAGGCTTGGGGCAAGATTTATTTCAGTTTTTTCCTAATCTGTTAAGTGATTTTGAAAATCGTATCCCCAACTTGAAAGACTTCTTTGGCTTGGACTATTTATTCCCAAAAAAGCAAGACAGCGCTACGCCTTCTCCCAATATTCAAGGAGACGCTATCTCTATGATGTCTGCAGGGGTATTGTACTCGACCTTATACACGCATATATTGACCACTTATTTTGGTGTACAACCTAAAGCTGCGATGGGTTATTCTATGGGAGAATGTAGCTCCATGTGGTATTCCTTTGGTATTTGGAATCCAGGTGAGGGAACAAAAGTTTTCCGCAACTCCCCAATTTTTAAAAACAAGTTTTCTGGTAATCTAGAACTCTTAGCCGAAGAATGGAATATCAGCTCAGAAGAAGCAAAAGCAAGATGGCAGAGTTGGATTTTACTGGAAACTAAAGAAAAAGTAGCAGCACAAATCTCAGCTTTTGATAAAGTGTCCATCACTTTTGTAAACTCCGAAAAAGAATTAATCGTTTCTGGTGATAAAAGCCAATGTGAAGCACTGATTGCTGTGCTTAATTGTCCGTCGGTATTGGTGCCTTTTCAAAATATTATCCATAATGAGTTCTGTAAAAAAGAGTACGATGGATTGATTGAAATGCATAATTTCCCATTAGAGAATAAGCCAGAAATTGATTTTTACTCTAGCTTAACAGGAGAGAAAATCCCTATGGATTCACTCAAAATCGCAGAGAATTCAACGAAAGTGTGCTATAAAACCGTTGATTTTCCCGCTTTCGCGAAAAAAATGTCTAGCAACGGATTTAGCACATTTGTAGAACTTGGTCCCAATAGTACGTGTACTGGCTGGATAAAAGATACATTAGATCAAAATAATCACGCCGCTTGTGCGATTGATAAAAAAGGCACAAGTTCTATACAATCACTATACGAGTGTCTAGCACAATTAATCTCAAACGGAATCGACATTGATTTGAGCTTGCTATATCCTAATAATAATCAAGAACCCATTAAAAAACGCTTCACTAAAAAAGTAACAACAGGTGGTACGCCTGTATATGATGTGTTATTATCTGAGGAGATGAAGCAACAGTTTGCCACAATCAAACGAAAAGAAAAATCAGCCTCTCTAGAAACAACTAAAGATGCAAGTATACGCTTTCGCGAAAGCGTAAAACCAACCACCACACATAGAGTAGAAAAAATAGCTAGTATGATAGATACAGAACAGCCAAAAACTGCGACTAAAATCGGAGAAAATGGTTTAAAATTACAAGATTACAACGACCCAAATCATCTAAAAGATAAAAACATCATTTTTACCAAAGAGGATCTTATTGAATTTTCTGAAGGAAAAATTGGTAATGTTTTTGGAGCAGAATACAATGTAATTGACCAGTATAAACGTAGAGTAATGTTACCTATGGATCCTTACTTATTAGTAAGCAGAGTCACAGGTCTTGATGCCAAGCTAGGAGAGTATAAGCCGTCTACCATGCAAACCGAGTATGATATTCCATATAATTCTGGATATGCGACAGATACACAAATTCCTTGGGCAGTCTCTGTAGAGTCTGGACAATGTGATTTGATGTTGATTTCTTATCTAGGAATTGATCTTGAAAATAAGGGAGAGTATGTGTATCGCCTTCTAGATTGTACGCTTACTTTTCTAGACGATTTACCTTTTGAAGGACAAACATTACGTTATGACATTTCTATCAATTCATTTGTAAGAAATGGTGGAAACTTATTGTTTTTCTTTAGCTACGAGTGTTTTGTAGAAGATCGTATGGTCTTAAAAATGACGAACGGTGTTGCTGGTTTCTTTACTGATGAGGAATTGAGTAAAGGAAACGGAGTGGTATACACAGAAAGTGAAAAGAAAGCACTGGCAGGTGTAAAAAAGAAAAAATTCATTCCTTTTTTGACCACCAAGAAAACTTCTTTTGACATAGAAGATTTAAGACATCTCATCAATGGAGATGCTCATAAATGTTTTGATGATATTTGTTATTTCCCTAATGGCAGAAATGAATCTATACGTCTAGCTCCAGAAAAAATGTTGATGCTAGACCGCATTACCAAAGCAGATGTGCACGGAGGAGCTTATGGATTAGGAGAAATTATAGCAGAAAAAGACCTGAGTCCAGACGATTGGTATTTTCCTTGCCACTTTAGAGATGACCAAGTGCTAGCAGGTTCTTTGCAAGCAGAAGGCGGCGGTAACTTATTGCGCTTCTTTATGATGATGCTAGGACTACAACGTCTTAAAAAAGATGCTCGTTTCCAGCCTATTTATGGAGTGCAGCAAAAAGTACGATGTAGAAAAGAGGTAACGCCTAATGATAAAAAACTAGTGTACCGCTTAGTCATAAAAGATATCGGGTTATTACCTGATCCTTATGTAATAGGTGATTTGGAGATTATTGTAGACGATGTGATTACCGTACATTTTGAAAATCTAGGATTGCAGTTAAGAGAAAAAGACAATCCAAAATACTTAGAGGAACCTAAAAAAATAACCGAGAATGTACTTTTAAACGAGAACGATATTGAAACATTTGCTTTAGGTAGACTTGCAGATTGCTTTGGTCCTGAATATGCCGTTTATGACAACAGGTCATTATCGCGCCAACCTAATACCGACTTGCAAGTTGTAAGTCGTGTGATTAAAATAGACGGTGAGCGTTTTGATTTTTCAAAACCAACAAATATTTGGACAGAATACGATGTGCCTCAAGATGCCTGGTATTACAAGCAGAATGCATCGATGACGATGCCGTATGCGGTATTGATGGAAATTGCACTACAACCTTGTGGATTACTAGGTGCATATCTAGGAAGTACGCTACAGTTTCCAGACAAGGATTTATATTTTAGAAATCTAGATGGTGATGGAGAAATGTTTGACTTGCCAGCTGGCACAGATTTTAGAGGAAAAGTAATCGCAAATAAATCGACGCTAACATCTTCTACCTCATTGGGAGGTTTCGTGATCCAGAAATACCTATTTGAAGTATCTGTAGACGGACACGTGTTTTATAAAGGATTTTCTTCATTTGGATTCTTCCCTAAAGAAGCCTTAGCGCAACAAGTAGGTCTCGATAAAGGAGAAGATGTTGCTCCTTGGTATGTGCAAAACAACTTGATCACCAAAGATTACTTCCAAATCAAGCTTGATTCTCTATATGCAAAAATGAAGTTGTATAAAGAAAATGATAAAACAAATACCTTCCGCTTGGCCGAAAATCAACTAGATCTATTAGATAGTGGTTTAGTAGTTAAAAATGGAGGAGAGTTTGGCAAAGGATATATCCATTGTTCTAAAGCAATACATACCTACGACTGGTTCTTTACCTGTCATTTTTATTCTGATCCCGTGATGCCAGGATCTTTAGGCGTAGAAGCAATCTCACAAGCGATGCAATTATTTGCGTTACAACAAGATTTAGGTAAGGATTTTAAAAATCCGCGTTTTGTGCAAGTAGAGAACAACAAAACCGAATGGAAATACCGTGGTCAAATTAAAATTAATGTAGAGAATATGCATCTAGAAGTGCATTTTAAAACCATCGAAAAACGAGATGATACACTGGTATTAATTGCAAATGCCTATCTCTGGAATGAAGGTACAAGAATTTACCAGTTGACAGATTTGGCACTAGGGATTCAAGAGGGATAG
- a CDS encoding TonB-dependent receptor yields the protein MNKVFLAALGLCLSAQLCLAQRITGTITNESGIELQDVNIIALTTNLGTTTDSSGNFSLNLKSGTHKLYITYLGYVSKTIPINTQNDALNLTIKLIEDQSKLDEVIVSASRERQLRSEVPAAIGILSRASIDETKAVGIDQLVNQIPGVYMSTSRAASNEQHFMAVRSPISTRALFLYLEDGLQLRPTSVFNHNALLELNDLTYDRVEVLKGPASSIYGSEAIGASFNFITKSPTPELSGTLGYQVNDIGLSRYEVELSNYTNDKFGFYLGAHYVTRNNGPIEHSNYEKFAVTFKTVYDFSNRLKWTNVLSLVDYRSDMTGSLSEADYTGGNFESDQTFTERDALAFRYRSTLAAQWNENNNTTFNLVFRDNKMDQNPSYRIRQFRNMGQLNGAGSGEVNTNTFNSYMALAQHKINFGFNNSSLIVGGTLDYSPQDYQALSTSVSVNQDTGQNTDFTINENDFILNYNADILNYAGFFQFETNILERLKATAALRYDRFQYNYDNNIVDAEISTSKDTYDNWAPKIGLNYNFENNNGLYLNYSRGFTPPQVSTLYRNRNELRDIKPSTYDNYEIGGYVKINSEWKLDGAVYLLEGKNTLITLRDDQDIFFNTNAGKTSSYGIEYGITYTPSEKISFTHSGSYAKHKYVRFFDNDIDYSDTDRETAPNLLGSTRATYKPFANFAITLEHELVGSYNTSFENQVLGDNDQLSTSTYDGHNIFNALISYRYKNFEVWTQALNIFDDLYAARASFNQFSGENSYTIGNPRAFHIGGRLHF from the coding sequence ATGAATAAAGTATTTTTGGCAGCCCTTGGGCTTTGCCTCAGTGCGCAGCTGTGTCTTGCGCAAAGAATAACAGGTACCATCACAAATGAAAGCGGTATTGAGCTACAAGACGTAAATATTATAGCTCTTACTACTAATCTTGGTACTACTACGGATAGTAGCGGAAATTTTTCCCTAAACCTTAAATCAGGAACTCACAAATTATATATTACATACTTAGGATACGTCTCTAAAACGATACCGATAAACACTCAAAATGATGCACTAAATCTCACTATAAAACTTATAGAAGATCAATCAAAACTAGACGAGGTCATTGTATCTGCTAGCCGTGAACGCCAACTTAGATCTGAAGTTCCTGCAGCAATTGGTATACTTAGCAGAGCCTCTATAGATGAAACTAAGGCAGTAGGAATAGATCAATTAGTAAATCAAATTCCTGGTGTTTACATGTCTACATCAAGAGCAGCTAGTAATGAGCAACACTTTATGGCTGTAAGAAGTCCTATATCTACTAGGGCGCTTTTTTTATATCTTGAAGATGGATTACAACTGCGTCCTACATCGGTTTTTAATCACAATGCTTTACTAGAGTTAAATGATCTAACTTATGATAGAGTTGAAGTTTTGAAAGGACCTGCCTCTAGTATATACGGTAGCGAGGCTATAGGTGCAAGTTTCAACTTTATAACAAAATCTCCTACTCCTGAACTTTCTGGGACTCTGGGTTATCAAGTAAATGATATAGGCTTGAGTCGTTATGAAGTGGAGCTGTCTAACTACACAAATGACAAGTTTGGTTTTTATCTAGGAGCGCACTACGTGACACGTAATAATGGCCCTATTGAGCATAGTAATTATGAAAAATTTGCTGTTACTTTCAAAACTGTTTATGACTTTTCAAATAGGTTAAAATGGACAAATGTATTGAGCTTAGTAGATTATAGATCAGATATGACAGGATCACTTTCTGAGGCAGATTATACAGGAGGCAACTTTGAGAGTGATCAAACATTTACTGAAAGAGATGCGCTTGCTTTTAGATATAGAAGTACACTTGCTGCACAATGGAATGAAAATAATAACACCACCTTTAATCTAGTGTTTAGAGATAACAAGATGGATCAAAACCCTTCTTATAGAATAAGACAGTTTAGAAATATGGGGCAATTAAATGGTGCTGGCTCTGGTGAGGTTAATACGAATACTTTCAATAGTTACATGGCTCTGGCACAACATAAAATTAATTTTGGTTTTAACAACTCGTCATTAATTGTAGGCGGAACTTTAGACTACTCACCACAAGATTACCAAGCCTTGAGCACATCTGTAAGTGTAAATCAAGATACAGGTCAAAACACTGATTTTACAATCAATGAAAATGACTTTATCTTAAACTATAATGCAGATATTTTAAACTATGCTGGTTTCTTTCAGTTTGAAACCAACATTCTAGAGAGGCTCAAAGCAACAGCCGCACTTCGATATGATAGATTTCAATATAATTATGATAATAACATAGTAGATGCCGAAATATCTACTTCAAAAGACACATATGATAACTGGGCTCCCAAAATAGGCTTAAATTATAATTTTGAAAACAATAACGGATTGTATCTCAATTACTCAAGAGGTTTTACTCCTCCACAGGTTTCTACATTATATCGCAATCGCAATGAGTTAAGAGATATTAAACCTAGTACTTATGATAATTATGAGATAGGAGGATATGTAAAAATTAATAGTGAGTGGAAATTGGATGGTGCAGTCTATTTACTAGAAGGTAAAAACACGCTTATTACTTTGAGAGATGATCAAGATATTTTCTTTAATACTAATGCTGGTAAAACAAGCTCATATGGTATTGAGTATGGGATTACATATACGCCGTCAGAAAAAATATCTTTTACGCATAGTGGGAGTTATGCAAAACATAAATATGTACGCTTTTTTGACAATGACATCGATTACTCAGATACCGATAGAGAAACAGCTCCTAATTTACTTGGATCAACAAGAGCTACTTATAAACCCTTTGCAAACTTTGCCATAACATTAGAGCATGAACTTGTGGGTAGTTATAATACAAGTTTTGAGAATCAAGTATTAGGTGATAATGACCAGTTAAGTACATCTACTTATGATGGGCATAATATTTTTAATGCTTTGATATCCTACAGGTACAAAAATTTTGAGGTATGGACTCAAGCACTCAACATTTTTGATGATTTATATGCGGCTAGAGCCTCCTTCAACCAGTTTAGCGGTGAGAACAGTTATACTATTGGAAACCCTAGAGCCTTTCACATAGGTGGTCGATTACATTTTTAA